TACGTTCGGCGGACTTTTCCACGTACGTCCGGTCGGCCTCCAAGGGCGGACATTCGTCGAAGGCCATGATGATGTCCGCGTCCAGGGCATTTTGCACGGCGATGGACACTTCGGGGCTCATGAACTTCACGCTGCCGTCGAGGTGGGAGAGGAAGTACACGCCTTCCTCCTCTACGCGCCGGCGTTCTGCGAGGCTGAACACCTGAAAGCCACCGCTGTCCGTGAGGATTGCGCCGTCCCACGCCATGAAGCGGTGCAGTCCCCCGGCCTCGGCGACGACGTCTTCCCCGGGTCTGAGCCAGAGGTGGTACGTGTTGGCGAGGACGATCTTGGCTCCGATCTCACGCAGTTCCTCGGGTGCAAGCGTCTTCACCGTAGCCTGCGTACCCACGGGCATGAACATCGGGGTTTCGAACGTTCCGTGAGGGGTTACCAAGCGGCCCACGCGAGCTCCGGAACGGCGATCGCGGGCGAGGACTTCGAAGCGGATGGCCAACAGCGTCTCCCTCCGTCGCACGGGCAACAAGGGGCGTTCTCCATGCACGCGGCTAAAGGATGAACATGGCGTCGCCGAAGCTGAAGAAGCGGTAGCGCTCCTGAACCGCGGCGCGGTACGCGGCTATCGTGAGCTCGTAGCCGGCAAACGCCGCGACGAGCATGAGAAGCGTCGACCGGGGAAGGTGGAAGTTCGTGAGGAGCCCCTGAACGGAACGAACGGGGACGCCCGGATAGAGGAAGAGGTCCGTCACCCCCTCTTCCGGTACGAAGCGCCCGTGGCGCCGGTACACGGTCTCCAAAACGCGGAGGCTTGTGGTCCCTACGGCGAGGATCCTCTGCCCCTCCCGCCGCGCCGCGTCGAGGACCTCCGCCGTCTCCGGCGGAAGGCGGTACGGCTCTTCGTGCATGCGGTGACGGGTGGGGTCTTCTTCGGTCACGGGGCGGAACGTCCCCAACCCCACGTGGAGGGTGACGTAGGCGAAGGTCACACCTCGGTCAGCGAGGGCGGCGAGGAGTTCGGGAGTAAAGTGGAGCCCGGCCGTAGGAGCGGCCACCGAGCCGCGTTCCCGCGCGTACACCGTTTGGTAGCGTTCCGGATCGCGGAGCTCGCGGCGCACGTAGGGCGGCAAGGGCACCCGCCCAACCCGCTCGAGGAGTTGGAAGAAATCCCCTTCCTCCTCCGCGCCGAGGTCGAAGCGAACGCCGCGCAACCCCCCGTCGAGCACGTCCTCTACGGTGGCGCGGAGTGCCGGGGACGTCCGTTCGGAAATCTCCGACGGGGCGGGGAAAATCTCCACGACCGTACCGGGCCGCAGGCGGCGCGCGGGACGCGCGAGGACCTTCCAACGCCACGGATCGCCCCGGGGCTCTACGAGGAGGAGTTCCACGCGCGCACCCGTACCCGCCTTACGGCCGTAGAGGCGGGCGGGAATCACGCGGGAGTCGTTGAACACGAGGACGTCCCCCGGACGGAGGAAATCCGGGAGATCGCGAAAGCGTCGGTGCTCCCAACGCCCCTCCACCCGGTGGAGGACCATGAGGCGCGAACCGTCCCGCTCGGGCAGAGGCTCTTGGGCGATGAGGTCTTCTGGGAGTTCGTAGTCGAAGTCGGACAGCCTCATCGTTCGATCCGCGGCCCGCAGGGTGTGTGCAGGGGATTGGGAAGAAGGCCGTACGGCCGAAAGACGTCGGGCATGAAGAGGCGTTGTGCGCCCGCATCGCTCACGCCGGCGTAGAGGACGGCCGTCCCGTCGGGATTGCGCACGAGGCCGCCGGGAAAAACGACGTTGGCGACGTCTTCTCGCTTCGCCGGTCCTTCGACAAAGTTCCGCCGTTCGGCGATGATCCGCACGTCGGTAAAGTTGAGCGTCACCGGATCGAAGACGAAGGCGAGGGCGTAGTAGTCTCGGTAACGCGTCGTTTCGTCGGCAAAGCGCGCGATGTGGCCGATGACGGCGAGCCGGCCGTCCGGGAGGAGTTGGGCTTCGTTCACCCCACCCCACTCCTCGTCCAAAAAGAGGCTCTCGAGGATGGGCGCGGACTCAAAGAGGTCGGGACGAAGTTCGTCCAAACTCCCCACGGTGAAGAAGCCGATCTTCCCCCGCCCCCCGATCCTGCCCTGCGGGCGCGTGAAGACGCCAATACGGCCGTCCTTAAGCTCGACGAGCCGAATGTCCTTCATCCCGTCCGGTCCGTAAAAGAAAGGGCGAAGGGAACGCACGTCGGAACCGCGGAAGAGGATGGTCCGCCACCACCAAAAGCGCGGCGGCACCCCCCGCGGATGGATGAACGTCTCTACGCCGCCGAGGACGAGCTCCCCCTGCACGCGCGCGACAAAGGGGTCCTGCAGCGAAAAGATGGGCGTGTCCGGGAGGAGTTCCCAATCGCCGCGCTCGTTTTCCGCAAAAAAATACACCTCGGAGACCTCGCTTCGGCGGTTTTCCACCCTGCCGGCGATGAGCCAGCGTCCGGCATCGCAAAAGGGAGGGGTGATGTTGTACACGTCCCGATCCTCAACGCCGATGAAGTGCAGGATTTCTGCGCGGAACGGCCCCTCCCCGGCCCGGAGCTCGCGAAGGAGGTCTTCGGCCGAACGCGCCCGTCTGGTCTGTACCATCTCCGGTGTCCCTCCGCCCATACACAACTCCCCCAACCGGTAACGCGTCTCGGCGGGTCTCCCTCTCCAACAGTATGCGTCTCGCGGGCGCGGTCGTGAACGGCAAAGAGCGCCACCGCCCGACCCTCTTCCGAAGGCGCACGCGCCGCACGGCCGGACCTCGCAACAACAACACCCCGCATCCGTCGCAGACCGCTTCCCGGAGGCGGATGCGATCTTTGCGCGGGTGAGCGGCACACTCTAAAGAAATATACCCGCTCGCGGGGAACCTGTAAAGGCGCGGACGACCTAAAGTCAAGGCCTCCCGGGAGCAACGGGCGTCGGCGTTTCGCGTCCCGACTCGGTCGAACGGGGGTAAAGCACAAATTTCCAGACATTGCCTTGACGAAATTGTGAAAGCCATGCATAATCAGTTATGAAGCACAAAAATCGACCCCGCCTCCGTTCCGCATGTGGGGATGTGGCCGTCCCGACGGTGGCCGTAGGGAGCGGGGGCGGTCTCCGGCACGTCCCGTGTTCCATCCGCAGGGGCAAGAGCTTTGCGTGCGCAAGGGGGACTCACCGAGCCCTACCCGGCACAGGCGGCGCGATCGCTGCGCGAAAGCCGGCATGCCGAAGAGAAACACCAAAGCAGTGCATACTAGCAGGGAAGGGCTTGCGTGTGCGGGCGCGTACACAGGACAGAAGGAGGGACACGGATGCAGGCGTTGTTACTCGCGGGGGGTATGGGCACACGCCTTCGCCCCATCACGGAGGACCTGCCGAAGCCGATGGTTCCCCTGGGAAATCGCCCGTGGCTCGCATCGCTGATCCTGCACCTCCGCAAGGAAGGCGTGTCGCGCTTTGTGCTCGCCGTAAAGCACCACGCCCACGTGATCGAGGAGTACTTCGGTGACGGCTCTTCGCTCGGCGTGGAGATCCGCTACGCCCGGGAACGGGAGTACCTCGGCACGGCAGGAGCGATTAAGAACGCCGAAGCTTACCTGGAAGAGCGGTTCCTCGTCGTAAACGCGGACATCGTGCACCTGGTAGATCTCGAGCGGCTCCTCGCCTTCCACCGAGAACACGGGGGCGCGGTGACCATAGGGCTCACGGAAGTCGAGAATCCTTCCGCCTACGGCGTCGTCGCCCAGGGGGAGCGGGGAGAAATCCTCCGCTTTGTCGAAAAGCCAAAGATCGAAGAAGCGCCCTCGCGTCGAATCAACGCGGGGGTGTACGTTCTCGAACGGCGCGTGTTGGACGCGATCCCGCGGGGCCGCGAGGTGTCCATCGAGCGGGAGGTCTTCCCCCGCCTCATCGCCGAGGGTGCGGGCGTCTACGGCCTTCTCCTCGACGGCTACTGGATGGACATTGGAACACCGGAGCGCTATCGCCAAGCGCACTGGGACCTCCTCGACGGCGCCTTCCGCCTCCCGGAATTTCCCGCGGGCGCGAAGAGCGGCATATACGTAGGTCGGCGCGTGCGCATCGGAAAGAACGTGCGCCTCGTGCCGCCGCTCCTCCTTTCCGACGACGTCGTGGTAGAAGACGACGCCGTCGTCGGGCCGTACGCAATCCTCGGAGAAGGCGTGCGCGTCGGCCGTGGGGCGACGGTCACGCGGACGATCCTCTGGCGGCGCGCCCGCGTCGGCGACCTGAGCAACCTTTCCGAGACGATCGGCTGCGAAGGGGTGGAGACGCCTCCCGCGTACACGGTGCACGCGGCAATCCTCAAGGTTTCGCGGGAACGGCTTTTGGCGTTGCGCTCCGTCGCGCAGGCGGCCTCCCCCGCAGATGAAGTTGCACCAAAGGCGGTGCCGCATCGATGAAATTCCTCTTCGTCAGCACCTTCCCCCCGACGGCGTGCGGAATTGCCACCTTTACCTCCCACCTGCGAAACAGCATGATCGCCGCCCTCGGACTCGCCCAGGAAGACCTACCCGTGCTCGCCGTCGTACCCCCGAGGGAAACGGTGCCCGAAAACACCTTTCTCCGCGTCCTCCCCAAAGAAGACCGGGAGGCCTACCGGGAGGCGGCGGAATGGGTGAACGCTTCGGACGTCGACGTCGTGAACGTCCAGCACGAATTCGGAATCTTCGGCGGCGGGGAGGGGCGATACCTCCTCGACTTTTTGTCGCGGCTCGAAAAACCGGTCATCACGACGTTTCACACCGTTTTTTCTCGCCGCACCCCTCCCTACGACGCCGTACAGGAGGAGATCCTCGCCCGCAGCGCCCGCGCCGTCGTGATGACGCCGACCG
This window of the Brockia lithotrophica genome carries:
- a CDS encoding S-adenosylmethionine:tRNA ribosyltransferase-isomerase; the encoded protein is MRLSDFDYELPEDLIAQEPLPERDGSRLMVLHRVEGRWEHRRFRDLPDFLRPGDVLVFNDSRVIPARLYGRKAGTGARVELLLVEPRGDPWRWKVLARPARRLRPGTVVEIFPAPSEISERTSPALRATVEDVLDGGLRGVRFDLGAEEEGDFFQLLERVGRVPLPPYVRRELRDPERYQTVYARERGSVAAPTAGLHFTPELLAALADRGVTFAYVTLHVGLGTFRPVTEEDPTRHRMHEEPYRLPPETAEVLDAARREGQRILAVGTTSLRVLETVYRRHGRFVPEEGVTDLFLYPGVPVRSVQGLLTNFHLPRSTLLMLVAAFAGYELTIAAYRAAVQERYRFFSFGDAMFIL
- a CDS encoding Mannose-1-phosphate guanylyltransferase, giving the protein MCGRVHRTEGGTRMQALLLAGGMGTRLRPITEDLPKPMVPLGNRPWLASLILHLRKEGVSRFVLAVKHHAHVIEEYFGDGSSLGVEIRYAREREYLGTAGAIKNAEAYLEERFLVVNADIVHLVDLERLLAFHREHGGAVTIGLTEVENPSAYGVVAQGERGEILRFVEKPKIEEAPSRRINAGVYVLERRVLDAIPRGREVSIEREVFPRLIAEGAGVYGLLLDGYWMDIGTPERYRQAHWDLLDGAFRLPEFPAGAKSGIYVGRRVRIGKNVRLVPPLLLSDDVVVEDDAVVGPYAILGEGVRVGRGATVTRTILWRRARVGDLSNLSETIGCEGVETPPAYTVHAAILKVSRERLLALRSVAQAASPADEVAPKAVPHR